In the Kribbella sp. NBC_00482 genome, one interval contains:
- a CDS encoding TetR/AcrR family transcriptional regulator, with amino-acid sequence METPVETTRERLLNVAEQRFGEGGYEGTSLRAITVAAAANIAAVNYHFGSKEALLRAAVARAMAPVNTERRRRLDQLEAGAPPTPEALIRAFVEPGLELVLRRGDRGALIARFIGRIAFDPSRRIRELYAVESEPIESRYLAALQQALPKASPDAVAFGYMNMLGLLALHQSQALSPTPGAAGPEDPSELAENLVTFLVAAFDHGLRS; translated from the coding sequence GTGGAGACACCGGTCGAAACGACCCGGGAGAGATTGCTCAACGTCGCCGAGCAACGATTCGGTGAAGGGGGTTACGAGGGAACATCGCTGCGCGCGATCACGGTCGCGGCAGCAGCGAACATCGCGGCGGTCAACTATCACTTCGGCTCGAAGGAAGCCCTGCTCCGCGCTGCCGTGGCGCGGGCGATGGCGCCGGTCAACACCGAACGGCGGCGCCGGCTGGACCAACTGGAGGCGGGTGCTCCGCCGACACCGGAGGCCCTGATCCGGGCCTTCGTCGAGCCAGGACTGGAACTGGTACTGCGCCGCGGTGACCGTGGCGCGCTGATCGCACGGTTCATCGGCCGGATCGCGTTCGATCCGAGCCGGCGGATCCGTGAGTTGTACGCGGTCGAGTCGGAGCCGATCGAAAGCAGGTACCTGGCGGCGCTGCAGCAGGCGTTGCCGAAGGCCTCACCGGACGCGGTCGCGTTCGGGTACATGAACATGCTCGGCCTGCTCGCGTTGCATCAGTCGCAGGCACTGTCCCCGACGCCGGGTGCCGCCGGCCCCGAGGACCCGAGCGAGCTGGCCGAGAACCTGGTCACCTTCCTGGTGGCCGCGTTCGACCACGGCCTGCGTTCCTGA
- a CDS encoding CGNR zinc finger domain-containing protein, which translates to MSALPSHLELVQGVVLPKPVGAHPVLDFVNTRSEWTTRGAARTEWMTSYEAFLIWNSYVGLLPPATVFRLLERAGSSPTEVGRRLQTTLDFRGELYDVLTGQAADSSFEAAARMIEKASGQRLLVRSTDGPVWELPEDLELPLHNLALLAGELLTGSSREHVRTCPSCGWLFLDARGRRRWCSMATCGNRAKVRAHAARGR; encoded by the coding sequence ATGAGCGCGTTGCCGTCCCACCTCGAGCTGGTGCAGGGCGTCGTCCTGCCCAAGCCGGTCGGCGCGCACCCGGTGCTCGACTTCGTCAACACCCGGTCCGAGTGGACCACCCGTGGCGCCGCCCGGACCGAGTGGATGACGTCGTACGAGGCCTTCCTGATCTGGAACTCGTACGTCGGCCTGCTGCCGCCGGCGACCGTGTTCCGGCTGCTCGAGCGGGCCGGGAGCAGTCCGACCGAAGTGGGACGGCGGCTGCAGACCACCCTCGATTTCCGCGGCGAGCTGTACGACGTACTCACCGGGCAGGCGGCCGACAGCAGCTTCGAGGCGGCGGCCCGGATGATCGAGAAGGCCTCCGGGCAGCGACTGCTCGTGCGCTCGACGGACGGGCCGGTCTGGGAGCTGCCGGAGGATCTGGAGCTCCCGCTGCACAATCTCGCGTTGCTCGCGGGCGAGCTACTGACCGGCTCGTCTCGCGAGCACGTGCGGACCTGCCCGTCGTGCGGCTGGCTGTTCCTCGACGCACGCGGCCGCCGCCGCTGGTGCTCGATGGCCACCTGCGGCAACCGCGCGAAAGTCCGCGCCCACGCGGCCCGCGGACGCTAG
- a CDS encoding SPFH domain-containing protein has product MVKLGNAASAIKPNGGSGKAKVIGVLVLIVLVIIILFNIFNFANTDANRIGLHYGGGVIEDKKFKSVVPPGSTNKLIGPGDTLYTYPIDQRSYIIGGDGADTDAADEVTVVSKDNVRLGVRVQVYFTLNRNKDVLKSFHERIGLKTEAYEESGWNDMLQSYFRPQIDRALSAVATNYGWAELYNNEKMKSAFQSAAAKEFTRLLPAAVGGDYFCGPGYNGSNDCGELSFTVQKPMPLDKGIIDGLEAKQRAELAKATQEQKNQQVNVELQSVKQQVAMLGAQGYLLKTAIESGKIQFMVIPQNGNVSIPVPSTTNQQPTTQPTTPAR; this is encoded by the coding sequence ATGGTAAAGCTGGGGAACGCCGCGTCGGCGATCAAGCCCAACGGGGGCAGCGGCAAGGCGAAGGTGATCGGGGTGCTGGTCCTGATCGTGCTCGTGATCATCATCCTGTTCAATATCTTCAACTTCGCCAACACCGACGCGAACCGGATCGGTCTGCACTACGGCGGCGGCGTGATCGAGGACAAGAAGTTCAAGTCGGTGGTCCCGCCGGGCTCGACGAACAAGCTGATCGGCCCGGGTGACACGCTGTACACGTACCCGATCGACCAGCGCTCGTACATCATCGGCGGCGACGGCGCCGACACGGACGCGGCCGACGAGGTCACCGTGGTCAGCAAGGACAACGTCCGGCTCGGCGTCCGCGTCCAGGTGTACTTCACGCTGAACCGCAACAAGGACGTGCTGAAGTCGTTCCACGAGCGCATCGGTCTGAAGACCGAGGCGTACGAGGAGAGCGGCTGGAACGACATGCTGCAGAGCTACTTCCGCCCGCAGATCGACCGGGCCCTGTCCGCGGTCGCGACCAACTACGGCTGGGCGGAGCTCTACAACAACGAGAAGATGAAGTCGGCGTTCCAGTCCGCGGCGGCCAAGGAGTTCACCCGGCTGCTGCCGGCCGCCGTCGGCGGCGACTACTTCTGCGGCCCGGGCTACAACGGCAGCAACGACTGCGGTGAGCTGTCCTTCACGGTCCAGAAGCCGATGCCGCTGGACAAGGGCATCATCGACGGACTGGAGGCCAAGCAGCGCGCCGAGCTCGCCAAGGCCACGCAGGAGCAGAAGAACCAGCAGGTGAACGTCGAGTTGCAGTCGGTCAAGCAGCAGGTCGCGATGCTCGGGGCACAGGGCTACCTGCTGAAGACCGCGATCGAATCGGGCAAGATCCAGTTCATGGTCATCCCGCAGAACGGCAACGTCAGCATCCCGGTGCCGTCCACGACCAACCAGCAGCCGACCACCCAGCCCACGACGCCGGCCCGGTAG
- a CDS encoding TetR/AcrR family transcriptional regulator, with the protein MDSRDRRRAATLAEIKAAARRLLVSGGTAAVGLRAVARELGLTPPALYRYFPSHEALIGALIADLYDELTAALMDLQSTDEEVDLGARLYLLANGLRDWGLAHPAEFALLFGTAVPSPDADDHEQTPGHQAAMRFGSVFKELVAQIWHWKPFPYPPDEVLGSELVAQLTQESEHFGGMPAGAIYLSLTYWTRLYGLICMEIFGQLHWVLPDAAAYFEAQLYEIGQALGLDCPAPE; encoded by the coding sequence GTGGACAGCCGAGACCGGCGGCGAGCGGCGACGCTGGCGGAGATCAAGGCGGCCGCCCGCCGGCTGCTGGTCTCCGGTGGTACGGCGGCAGTCGGCCTGCGGGCCGTCGCGCGCGAGCTCGGCCTCACACCACCGGCGCTGTACCGGTACTTCCCGAGCCATGAGGCGCTGATCGGCGCCCTGATCGCCGACCTGTACGACGAACTGACCGCGGCGCTGATGGACCTGCAGTCCACCGACGAGGAGGTGGATCTCGGCGCCCGGTTGTACCTGCTCGCCAACGGCCTCCGGGACTGGGGGCTGGCGCACCCGGCCGAGTTCGCGTTGCTGTTCGGTACGGCGGTCCCGAGTCCGGACGCGGACGACCACGAGCAGACCCCCGGCCACCAGGCGGCGATGCGCTTCGGGTCGGTGTTCAAGGAACTGGTGGCCCAGATCTGGCACTGGAAGCCGTTCCCCTACCCGCCCGACGAGGTGCTCGGGTCCGAGTTGGTCGCCCAGCTCACCCAGGAGTCGGAGCACTTCGGCGGGATGCCGGCCGGCGCGATCTACCTGTCGCTCACCTACTGGACCCGGCTCTACGGCCTGATCTGCATGGAGATCTTCGGCCAGTTGCACTGGGTGCTGCCTGACGCCGCGGCCTACTTCGAGGCGCAGCTCTACGAGATCGGCCAGGCACTCGGCCTGGACTGCCCGGCCCCAGAATAG
- a CDS encoding MMPL family transporter, whose product MFETLGRFAYRRRRLVLALTGVFVALGLAWGTGVFGSLANGGFDAPDTEAANAVKTIEQNVGRTGTDVIVLYRNPSGTVADPAFRQSVERDLAELPTADVTAVSTYWSTKSPVFVSKDQHSTYAVLTLAGATPEDRLDTFHKIASQVRSGPAGLDTKVGGEVAVFDEVNTQTEHDIVKAETISTPIVLVLLVVVFGGLVAASLPLFVGALAILGSFVLLRGLSAITDVSIFSINIVTMIGLGLAIDYALFIVTRFREELARGNDVETALTTTMATAGRTVAFSGVTVGVAISSLVLFPVMFLKSMAYGGAAAVAIAMVAALTALPALLAVLGHRVNNLRIFKARKASSDHGAWYRLAHSVMRRPVRYVVVLVPVLLVLGIPFLSAQLGGVDHRSLPSGATSRTVTETLQRDFPGAGGSDIYAAVRFDSAPSDPAAALAPYIAGLKQVRDVENVRLGGYSDGVASVVVHTRFTGQELPARDVVHGLRAVPAPSGTDVQVGGETAAVIDLLDVLKERAPYMAGFIVVVTFLLLFVAFGSFVLPAKALLMNVLSLSAAFGAMVWIFQDGHLSGFLDFTPAGFLDATNPVLLFAVLFGLSMDYEVFLLSRIREEYDKTGDNTQAVALGLQRTGGIITSAALLLIIVVAAFSTSGIVFVKMIGVGLVIAIALDATIVRALLVPATMRLLGRANWWAPAPLARWWKSHGFREEPQGWSRDSSQSPPELVRR is encoded by the coding sequence GTGTTCGAGACGCTCGGCCGTTTCGCCTACCGGCGGCGCCGTCTGGTGCTCGCTCTGACCGGTGTCTTCGTCGCCCTCGGCCTCGCCTGGGGCACCGGCGTGTTCGGCTCGCTGGCGAACGGCGGCTTCGACGCGCCGGACACCGAGGCCGCGAACGCCGTCAAGACCATCGAGCAGAACGTCGGCCGCACCGGGACCGACGTGATCGTGCTCTACCGCAACCCGTCCGGGACCGTGGCCGATCCGGCGTTCCGGCAGTCGGTCGAGCGCGATCTCGCCGAGCTGCCGACCGCCGACGTGACCGCGGTGTCGACCTACTGGAGCACCAAGTCCCCGGTGTTCGTGTCCAAGGACCAGCACAGCACGTACGCCGTCCTCACGCTGGCCGGCGCGACGCCGGAGGACCGGCTGGACACGTTCCACAAGATCGCCTCGCAGGTCCGCTCGGGACCGGCCGGTCTGGACACGAAGGTCGGCGGCGAGGTCGCGGTCTTCGACGAGGTGAACACCCAGACCGAGCACGACATCGTGAAGGCCGAGACGATCTCGACGCCGATCGTCCTGGTGCTGCTGGTGGTCGTGTTCGGCGGTCTGGTCGCCGCGTCGCTGCCGCTGTTCGTCGGTGCGCTCGCGATCCTCGGCTCGTTCGTGCTGCTGCGCGGTCTGTCGGCGATCACCGACGTGTCGATCTTCTCGATCAACATCGTCACGATGATCGGCCTCGGACTCGCCATCGACTACGCGCTGTTCATCGTCACCCGGTTCCGCGAAGAACTTGCGCGCGGCAACGACGTCGAGACGGCGCTGACCACGACGATGGCGACGGCCGGCCGGACGGTGGCGTTCTCCGGGGTGACGGTCGGGGTGGCGATCAGCAGCCTGGTCCTGTTCCCGGTGATGTTCCTGAAGTCGATGGCGTACGGCGGGGCCGCCGCGGTGGCGATCGCGATGGTCGCAGCCCTGACCGCGTTGCCGGCGTTGCTCGCGGTCCTCGGGCACCGGGTGAACAACCTGCGGATCTTCAAGGCCCGCAAGGCTTCCAGCGACCACGGCGCCTGGTACCGCCTGGCGCACAGCGTGATGCGACGCCCGGTGCGGTACGTCGTCGTGCTCGTCCCGGTGCTGCTCGTGCTCGGGATTCCCTTCCTGAGCGCGCAACTCGGCGGGGTCGACCATCGGTCGTTGCCGTCCGGTGCCACGTCGCGAACGGTGACCGAAACGCTGCAGCGGGACTTCCCGGGAGCCGGCGGGTCGGACATCTACGCGGCGGTTCGGTTCGACTCCGCTCCGAGCGATCCGGCTGCGGCGTTGGCGCCGTACATCGCCGGGTTGAAGCAGGTGCGGGACGTGGAGAACGTGCGGCTCGGTGGATACTCGGACGGCGTCGCGTCGGTCGTCGTGCACACTCGCTTTACCGGGCAGGAGTTGCCGGCGCGGGACGTCGTGCACGGGCTACGGGCGGTGCCGGCACCGTCGGGGACCGACGTACAGGTCGGTGGTGAGACGGCGGCGGTGATCGACCTGCTCGACGTGCTGAAGGAGCGGGCGCCGTACATGGCCGGATTCATCGTGGTGGTGACGTTCCTGCTGCTGTTCGTTGCCTTCGGCTCGTTCGTGCTGCCGGCGAAGGCGCTGCTGATGAACGTCTTGTCGTTGTCCGCGGCGTTCGGCGCGATGGTGTGGATCTTCCAGGACGGGCATCTGTCCGGGTTCCTCGACTTCACACCGGCCGGGTTCCTCGACGCGACCAACCCGGTGCTGCTGTTCGCCGTACTGTTCGGGCTGTCGATGGACTACGAGGTGTTCCTGCTCAGCCGGATCCGGGAGGAGTACGACAAGACCGGCGACAACACCCAGGCGGTCGCGCTCGGGCTGCAGCGGACCGGCGGCATCATCACCAGCGCGGCGCTGCTGCTGATCATCGTGGTGGCGGCCTTCTCCACATCCGGCATCGTGTTCGTGAAGATGATCGGCGTCGGGCTGGTGATCGCGATCGCGCTGGACGCGACGATCGTGCGGGCGTTGCTGGTGCCGGCGACGATGCGGCTACTGGGACGGGCGAACTGGTGGGCGCCGGCGCCGCTGGCGCGCTGGTGGAAGTCGCACGGCTTCCGGGAAGAGCCTCAGGGCTGGAGCCGCGACAGCTCCCAGTCGCCGCCGGAGCTGGTCCGGCGGTAG
- the pdxH gene encoding pyridoxamine 5'-phosphate oxidase: MDLAEMRRTYGLGELLESQVAPDPVVQFQTWLEQAREVGLAEPNAMVLATADQEGRPSARTVLLKRVDERGFVFYTNQQSRKADDLAANPHCALVFPWHAMERQVRIEGSVTKLPGDEVDEYFASRPRGSQLGAWASQQSQPVESREELDLQYESYERQWPEGTEISTPYFWGGYLVAPEAFEFWQGRTGRLHDRLAYRRTSSGGDWELSRLQP, from the coding sequence GTGGACCTTGCGGAGATGCGGCGTACCTACGGGCTCGGTGAGTTGCTGGAGAGCCAGGTGGCTCCTGACCCGGTCGTGCAGTTCCAGACCTGGCTGGAGCAGGCCCGGGAAGTCGGCCTGGCCGAACCCAACGCCATGGTGCTCGCGACCGCCGACCAGGAGGGTCGCCCGTCAGCGCGGACCGTACTGCTGAAGCGTGTGGACGAGCGCGGGTTCGTCTTCTACACCAACCAGCAGTCCCGCAAGGCCGACGACCTGGCGGCGAACCCGCACTGCGCCCTTGTGTTCCCGTGGCATGCGATGGAGCGGCAGGTGCGCATCGAAGGCAGTGTGACCAAGCTGCCCGGCGACGAGGTCGACGAGTACTTCGCCAGTCGCCCGCGCGGGTCACAGCTGGGGGCGTGGGCGTCCCAGCAGAGCCAGCCGGTGGAGTCCCGCGAGGAGCTCGACCTGCAGTACGAGTCGTACGAGCGGCAGTGGCCGGAGGGCACCGAGATCTCCACGCCGTACTTCTGGGGCGGCTATCTGGTGGCCCCGGAGGCGTTCGAGTTCTGGCAGGGCCGCACCGGCCGTCTACACGACCGCCTGGCCTACCGCCGGACCAGCTCCGGCGGCGACTGGGAGCTGTCGCGGCTCCAGCCCTGA
- a CDS encoding citrate synthase 2: MSDPRTEVQHGLEGVVAFDTQIAEPDKEGSALRYRGVDIEDLVGRVPFENVWGLLVDGAFTPGLPPAEPFPLPVHTGDVRVDVQSALAMLAPAWGLRPLYDIDDVQAREDLSRAAVMALSYVAQAARGIGQPMVPQREVDKATTITERFMIRWRGEPDPKHVRAVDAYWTSAAEHGMNASTFTARVIASTGADVAAALSGAVGAMSGPLHGGAPARVLTMLEGVERSGDARAYVKGLLDAGERLMGFGHRVYRAEDPRARVLRRTARELAAPRYEVAEALEQAALAELRERRPDRVLETNVEFWAAIVLDFAEVPPPMFTSMFTCARTAGWSAHVLEQKRTGRLIRPSAIYSGPASRPADSIEGWNPNWA, translated from the coding sequence ATGTCTGATCCGAGGACCGAGGTGCAGCACGGGCTGGAGGGCGTGGTCGCGTTCGATACGCAGATCGCCGAGCCGGACAAGGAAGGTTCGGCACTCCGCTACCGCGGTGTGGACATCGAGGACCTGGTCGGCCGAGTGCCGTTCGAGAACGTCTGGGGCCTGCTCGTCGACGGCGCGTTCACGCCGGGTCTGCCGCCCGCCGAGCCGTTCCCGCTGCCTGTGCACACCGGCGACGTGCGGGTCGACGTACAGTCCGCGCTGGCGATGCTCGCACCCGCCTGGGGTCTGCGGCCGCTGTACGACATCGACGACGTGCAGGCGCGTGAGGATCTGTCCCGGGCGGCGGTGATGGCGCTGTCGTACGTCGCGCAGGCGGCGCGCGGGATCGGGCAGCCGATGGTGCCGCAACGCGAGGTGGACAAGGCGACCACGATCACCGAGCGGTTCATGATCCGCTGGCGCGGCGAGCCGGACCCGAAGCACGTGCGGGCGGTCGACGCCTACTGGACGTCCGCGGCCGAGCACGGCATGAACGCGTCGACGTTCACCGCGCGGGTGATCGCATCGACCGGGGCGGATGTCGCCGCGGCGCTGTCCGGTGCGGTCGGTGCGATGTCCGGGCCATTGCACGGCGGCGCGCCGGCGCGGGTCCTGACCATGCTCGAGGGCGTCGAGCGCAGCGGTGACGCGCGCGCGTACGTGAAGGGTCTGCTGGACGCGGGCGAGCGGCTGATGGGCTTCGGGCACCGCGTGTACCGGGCCGAGGACCCGCGCGCTCGAGTACTTCGTCGTACGGCGCGCGAACTGGCTGCCCCGCGGTACGAGGTAGCCGAGGCGCTGGAGCAGGCTGCCCTGGCGGAGCTGCGCGAGCGGCGTCCGGACCGGGTGCTGGAGACGAACGTGGAGTTCTGGGCAGCGATCGTCCTCGACTTCGCGGAGGTGCCGCCGCCGATGTTCACGTCGATGTTCACCTGCGCCCGGACCGCCGGCTGGAGCGCCCACGTCCTGGAACAGAAACGCACCGGCCGCCTGATCCGCCCGTCGGCGATCTACTCCGGTCCGGCGTCCCGCCCAGCCGACTCCATCGAAGGCTGGAACCCCAACTGGGCTTAG
- a CDS encoding AraC family transcriptional regulator, producing MSAPTFWRCEPSWSWTSPVLRDHLLWCVVDGRGALELDGSRQELRPGVCAVFQPGDAPRATHDPHRRLLVFGMHFETTTTAAPDPRWGEVLDRELLGVLARTSDASYRRGDALGRHQAELCLEQLVALIWDAVHHPGRSVTDTAVDDIARQLRQDPGRDWTVAEMARRASLSRAQFTRRFVAQFGMSPAQYLIQARIDRAHQLLTESGMTVTETAAALGYTDVPYFSRQYKQRTGRTPSQDR from the coding sequence ATGTCCGCCCCGACCTTCTGGCGCTGCGAACCCAGCTGGTCGTGGACCTCGCCTGTGCTGCGGGATCACCTGCTCTGGTGCGTCGTCGACGGTCGCGGCGCCCTCGAACTCGATGGGAGCCGCCAGGAACTGCGCCCCGGCGTCTGCGCGGTCTTCCAACCCGGCGACGCCCCACGAGCCACCCACGACCCGCACCGCCGGCTCCTGGTGTTCGGCATGCACTTCGAAACCACCACGACGGCCGCGCCGGATCCGCGCTGGGGCGAGGTGCTCGATCGCGAGCTGCTCGGCGTTCTCGCGCGGACCAGCGACGCGTCGTACCGCCGCGGCGACGCCCTCGGCCGGCATCAGGCCGAACTGTGCCTCGAGCAACTGGTCGCGCTGATCTGGGACGCCGTCCACCACCCGGGCCGGAGCGTCACCGACACCGCGGTCGATGACATCGCCAGACAGCTCCGGCAGGACCCGGGCCGGGACTGGACTGTCGCGGAGATGGCGCGCCGCGCGTCGCTCAGTCGCGCCCAGTTCACACGCCGCTTCGTCGCGCAGTTCGGGATGTCACCCGCGCAGTACCTGATCCAGGCGCGGATCGACCGCGCACACCAGCTGCTCACCGAGAGCGGCATGACCGTCACCGAAACGGCCGCCGCCCTCGGCTACACGGACGTCCCGTACTTCAGCCGCCAGTACAAACAACGAACCGGCCGAACCCCGAGCCAGGATCGCTAA
- a CDS encoding phytanoyl-CoA dioxygenase family protein produces MSVSSNVVDVHQEEFERTGYTLVRGLFSTDEAERLRDHYMDLRRRGPQAHDFAGHTSTDRDPLKRYPRMAQMHRSDDTSLQWLIDPRIDQVMTALLGRSPYAVQTMLYFKPPGSRGQALHQDNFYLKADPGTCVAAWMALDRVDEANGCLEVVPGSHRWPILCTEKADTTVSFTDVTVPLPSTGAAVPVEMEPGDVLFFHGALVHGSNPNVTTDRFRRALIGHYIEGDAERVAQYYHPALRMDGTELGLEVAEGGGACGEWTETPDGPVALLTGTERTTRKHE; encoded by the coding sequence ATGAGCGTTTCATCCAATGTTGTCGACGTACACCAGGAAGAGTTCGAGCGCACCGGGTACACGTTGGTGCGGGGGCTGTTCTCCACGGACGAGGCCGAGCGGCTGCGGGACCACTACATGGACCTACGGCGCCGCGGTCCGCAGGCGCACGACTTCGCGGGGCACACGTCGACCGACCGGGACCCGCTCAAGCGGTACCCGCGGATGGCGCAGATGCACCGATCGGACGACACATCGCTGCAGTGGTTGATCGACCCGCGCATCGATCAGGTGATGACCGCGCTGCTCGGCAGGTCGCCGTACGCGGTCCAGACGATGCTCTACTTCAAGCCGCCGGGCTCCCGTGGGCAGGCGCTGCACCAGGACAACTTCTACCTGAAGGCCGATCCGGGGACGTGCGTCGCGGCGTGGATGGCGCTCGACCGCGTCGACGAGGCGAACGGGTGCCTCGAGGTCGTGCCCGGGTCCCACCGCTGGCCGATCCTGTGCACGGAGAAGGCCGACACCACCGTCAGCTTCACCGATGTCACGGTCCCGCTCCCCTCGACCGGCGCCGCCGTACCCGTGGAGATGGAACCGGGTGACGTGTTGTTCTTCCACGGCGCACTGGTCCACGGCAGCAACCCGAACGTCACGACCGACCGCTTCCGGCGGGCGCTCATCGGTCACTACATCGAGGGCGACGCGGAGCGGGTCGCGCAGTACTACCACCCGGCGCTGCGGATGGACGGCACCGAACTGGGGCTCGAGGTAGCCGAAGGCGGCGGCGCCTGCGGCGAGTGGACCGAAACTCCCGACGGCCCGGTAGCCCTCCTCACCGGCACCGAGCGAACCACCCGCAAACACGAGTAG
- the serC gene encoding phosphoserine transaminase, with protein sequence MTSEIKIPEELKPADGRFGAGPSKVRPEAVAALATAGAKLLGTSHRQAPVKNLVKRVQEGVTELFQLPDGYQVVLGNGGSTAFWDVATFGLIREKSQHLSFGEFSSKFAKASQLAPHLGDPSIVKAEPGSRSVAVAEAGVDLYAWPHNETSTGVMAPVKRVEGADEGALVAIDATSGAAGLPVDLNEADVYYFAPQKGFASDGGLWIALMSPAALARVEEIAASGRWIPAFLDLATAVDNSSKNQTYNTPSLATLFLMAEQTDWINNQGGLEWSVARTTDSSNRLYTWAEKSDYATPYVTDPDARSLVVGTIDLDDSIDATAVAKTLRANGIVDTEPYRKLGRNQLRVAMFPAVDPDDVEKLTQSIDYVVENLK encoded by the coding sequence GTGACCAGCGAAATCAAGATTCCTGAAGAGCTCAAGCCCGCCGACGGCCGCTTCGGGGCCGGGCCGTCGAAGGTTCGCCCGGAAGCCGTCGCCGCGCTGGCGACCGCGGGCGCGAAGCTGCTCGGCACCTCCCACCGGCAGGCGCCGGTGAAGAACCTGGTGAAGCGGGTTCAGGAAGGCGTCACCGAGCTCTTCCAGCTGCCCGACGGGTACCAGGTGGTGCTCGGCAACGGCGGCTCGACCGCGTTCTGGGACGTGGCGACGTTCGGGCTGATCCGGGAGAAGAGCCAGCACCTGAGCTTCGGTGAGTTCTCCTCGAAGTTCGCGAAGGCTTCGCAGTTGGCGCCGCACCTCGGCGACCCGTCGATCGTGAAGGCCGAGCCCGGCAGCCGCTCGGTCGCGGTGGCGGAGGCCGGCGTCGACCTGTACGCGTGGCCGCACAACGAGACCTCCACCGGCGTGATGGCGCCGGTCAAGCGGGTCGAGGGCGCCGACGAGGGTGCGCTGGTCGCGATCGACGCCACCTCGGGCGCGGCCGGCCTGCCGGTCGACCTCAACGAGGCCGACGTCTACTACTTCGCGCCGCAGAAGGGCTTCGCCTCCGACGGCGGCCTGTGGATCGCGCTGATGAGCCCGGCCGCGCTCGCGCGGGTCGAGGAGATCGCCGCGTCCGGCCGGTGGATCCCGGCGTTCCTGGACCTGGCGACGGCGGTCGACAACTCCAGCAAGAACCAGACGTACAACACGCCGTCGCTCGCCACGCTGTTCCTGATGGCGGAGCAGACCGACTGGATCAACAACCAGGGCGGGCTGGAGTGGAGCGTCGCCCGTACGACGGACTCCAGCAACCGCCTGTACACGTGGGCCGAGAAGTCCGACTACGCCACGCCGTACGTCACCGACCCCGACGCCCGCTCGCTCGTCGTCGGCACCATCGACCTCGACGACTCGATCGACGCCACCGCGGTCGCCAAGACCCTCCGCGCCAACGGCATCGTCGACACCGAGCCCTACCGCAAACTCGGCCGCAACCAACTCCGCGTAGCCATGTTCCCCGCGGTAGACCCCGATGACGTAGAAAAACTCACCCAGTCCATCGACTACGTAGTCGAAAACCTCAAGTAA